Below is a genomic region from Rhinatrema bivittatum chromosome 8, aRhiBiv1.1, whole genome shotgun sequence.
tgcaagctatttacatacagtattgagcggtaggtgagctgcactgtgcgtgcggcaaccgtgggtgcgcccggcactaacacagctcttcctaccactacttactgtatcggcctgttggttagcttccctaatttctcttagcatttcactgtcagtctcaccatcttgaccaggaggacggtagtatacccctatcactatagtcttccccgcactcaagggatttctacccataaagattcaattgtgcatttagtctcgtgcaggatgtttatcccattggactctatgccatcccggacataaagcgccacaccgcctcccgggtgctcctctctgtcattgcgatataatttgtaccctggtatagcactgtcccattagttatcctccttccaccatgtctctgtcatcatttactgctatacattctaattctcccatcttacttcttagacttctggcattagcatacaaacatttcaaagtttgttttttgtttgcattttcattctgctttttatttgatagggataagttagaattttttagctcaggtgagtttttagttacaggcacttggactacttttcttattattgtaacttcactgtcaggatgccctaattctaatgcatcattagtatcctttgaagatacctctctccgaactatgtgctgctgagcgactgtcggctttcccctttgttctagtttaaaagctgctctatctcctttttaaaggttagcgccagcagtctggttccacccttgttaaggtggagcccatcccttcggaagagactcccccttccccaaaagggtcCCCAGagcctaacaaaactgaatccctcctccttgcaccatcgtctcatccacgcattgttGAGTAGTTTGGTGGGAGGTTTATGTGGGTGGGTATTCTGTTGGGTTCTTTTGGTGGATAACGTCCAacatcttttctgctttgttgCTCCCCCAGGTAGATAggacctgtggactttgcacctgctttttctgcaggcagaTTTTTGCAATAgcgtgcatagatttgaaaatcctaTCCTCATCCTAAACATGTCCCCAAGAATGCCTCCCCTTAATCTGGCTAAATGCACACGTGCTATGGAAGCTCTCGCACACTTTTAGCTGGATCAAGGGAGGATACGTTTCAAGCAGCCAGTTTACCCAGGGCTTTAAGAAAGGATATGGTTActtacataaaaaaagaaaaaagatacaaTAATGTGAGGGTAGCCTAACTACCAAAAatccccattttttaaaattactgcaCATGCACGACAGTGGTGTTAACCAAAACAATTACTGTTGGCACCACATGGTCAGTAGGAGGGCTCAGGTTTAGAAGCAGAATTCAGTGGAGCTAGAGGATTGGCAGGACCAAATAGCACCACAAGTGATTGTaggtggggtgagggagaggcaaCTCTCCCCTGAGATGGCAGCTTACTTTTGTCACCCTTCCCTCTATTTTGCTCATTCATTCCTGCAGAGAGATGCTGTGAGCTTGCACGAGGAAGATGGAGATTGCAGGATTGGGGCCCATGCATCAGTTGTTCTTATGTAGGGTGGAAGGGACGTAGAGGCAAGAGTGGACGTGTATTGGGCCAGTGGAAGACAGTGCATTTGCCTGGGAAGCAGGCGAGACGTGTCGGCACAGGCTACCATTCTCAGGATACAAGGGGATGTGAGGAATACAATGCATTGCCCTGCCATTGGGGATGGGGGATGATGGCATGGGACAGGACAGctcagcaggaaggaggggagcCGTGGAGACAGACTGATGGACTTCACCAGGCACCAGTTGACATCCCTCTACTACGGCTGAAGTCGTTGAGCACCATCAGCTGACCTTCAGTGTTCTGGCATTTCCGCTCTGTGAGATGGACTTTGCAGCTCCACTGACATTAGTGaaatcaaatgaaataaataaaatgtaaaagaaagtGTTCTGTCTTGTCCGGTCAGTGTACCCCAGTTGGATCGTTGGTGGTGGCATTTGGTGGGAACTTAAGCTTGCTACTGAGTTCAGCTCTCCATCCTGCTCAGGTGCACGTGGGGCCTGCAGTTAAAACAGGAAGGGGCACTGGCAGGGCTCAAGTCCCACTCTGTACGGGAGCAGCACAGGCACAGCTTCATCACAGCAGAGCTCCCTTCACCGCATGATGCAGCTGCACCACCagtacctcaaaggtataaataacaGGGAGCAAAGAGTTTTCagaggaaaggaggttctagaacaggAGGTGATGCTGTGAGGTTCAGACGGGCTAGATTCAGGGAGGCAAAAACAACAGGATTCAAGCAAGGATAGGATAAAGCCAGGGCttccccaaatggggtcacacaATCTctagctggggtcacaagtgcctcaaagggCAGCGctcttcaggcaccagcagcCGCGTTAGTAGTGGAAATCAGTGAGGGATCTGCGAGTCAGGttgtgctcacaggccctgccccTGCATGAGTTTCTGAAACCCTGCGTGAGGAGGGGCTGGGACTGTTCAGGGCCTGTAAACTTTGCACTGGCTCAAAGGCTCCACACGGACTTTCAGCACTAACGCCACTGCTGCTTGGAAATCGCCGTCAGGCTTTGGACCATCCACGAGAGGACGGGAAGGCTGACTGTGCACAGGACAGTGATGTGACCACTGCTCTTCTCTCCTAACACTAAACTTACCCAAGAGAAAAACATTGCCCCTGTTATCAGACTGCTCGCCATTTCCACCAGTTGTCATCCCACTGTGACCTGAGGCCCACAGGAAAACGTTGCTGTTGACCTTGGCCAGGGAGgaagtttggaggaggaggaggagctgctcgaagggagggatcagatgcagaaCAGGTTTGAGGGCTGGTTCAGCTAGAGAGGGACCGGCGTTGGGGGGGAGAATGACAGATCAACTGGAGGATGTAAGAATTGGGTTATAAAAATGGCTTGGAACGAGAGAGGATGCGAAAAGGGCTGGAAGGGATGACAGAGAGAGGGGGGATGGCTGCGAAGGTGAGAGCTGAGGGATATaggaggggatcagctggagggggtggaggttgagagagaaaAGCTTTCACTGAAGagggcagaggttgagagaggagatCAGCTAGTATGCGAGGAGGATAAGGCTGATGTGATGGTTGGAGGAAAACCACAGCCCCGTAATCAGTTTTGCTCCTCCTCTgcggtcatgtgaattttcaagtgctaaagtggggttacattggctaaaggtttgggaagccctgggataAGCACACAGCAGCCCTAGCTATGAAGAACTGAGGGATGAACCAAGGATCAGCTGGCACTGTAACAGGAAGTAACTTGGGCCCTATTGTCCTGATCTGTCATCAAATTCTCTATTTTTATGCCCTCTCTGGTTTTTCTTGTAgtctctggcttttttttttttagcatctggGAATCTGTCCAGTGTATCTGAGCCTCCAGTACGAtccctagaaaaaaaaacccGTGGAGCATCCCCAGAATATAAAGCATCCATTTGGTAAAAGCTGTACCAAATACTACCAGATTTAAAAAGCTgaccttcctctgcctctccccctccccgtgCCCTAACACACAGAAACCTGAAGGGGGAGACAGAGAGGAACCTGGGAATGGGCCGATAGAAGGaaggaggagatggggaggaaCCTGGGATGATGGGAAAGGAGGAAAGAGATAAAAAGGAATCCAAAGGCAGGGGGAGATGATGCTGCTGGTGGGAAAGGAGGTGGTAGAAAGGAGAAGCTGGAGATAGAAAGGAAGTGCTGGAGAAAATGTGAGATAGAGAAGAATCTCAGGTGGGAGATAAGACTTGGGAGGGAgtaggtggggagggaggaaccTGTGGGGAAAGAGGGTGGATTATTTAATTTAGCCTATTTGTGTCATGGATGAAATCAATTCAAATTACTTTCCTTGTATGGCTAGACTGAAAAACAGGACAATTGTTGTGTCCTGTTCTTGTTTAAAGCAGGACACAGGCCAATTTCTTACAGTGATCCATGTGTGCTGGGTAAACCATGAGCTAGAAAACTACTTCAAAAACTCAATCCACACCTCtgaaaaaaaggagaggaagTGGATATGAAACAGCCTGACCACTCCATTCTCACTTCATCCATAATCTTTATTTGGAGGAAGacagggttattttttttttttaacaattcaaATCCAGGCATCTTTTTTGACAGCAAGGTGTAGAAGGGTTAAGGAGCTGGCTCAGGTTGTGGCAGACTGCGAGGAGGGGAGGCAAATGCAGAGAGATCTGTGTAAAAGGCAGCTCTGGGGCAGAAGCATTAAAGTCCCCCTGTTCCTATGAAATCACTATGGTCCTAGAATGTCCTTTTGTTGGCATCTGATATTGGGAGCAGACGTCTGCTCAGCCTTCTTCTGACAGGTTTGTGGTGGCTCCCACTCCTCCTTGCTTCTCTAAGAGTGGTTCACTTTTTCCAAagatggatttttatttttttttatttaaactttggTGGCTATGACTTGTCACGTGGTGAGGCAAAAGTGTAGCTAAGGGGTACCTCATAGCAGCATACTTTCCACTCTGTTTGTCCATGCATCTTTGCTTCCTATTCTCCCTTGTAGCGGGGAGGCCTCTTTTCTTTAAAGGCGAGTAGGCCTTCAAGCCTGTCTTTTGTTGGAATTGTTTGAGCATAACAAGCCTCTTCTATGGCGAGGCCTGTTGCTAAATCGACCTCCATCCCTTGGTTGATTGCCAGCTTTGCCATCCTCACCGCCACTGGGCCCTGAGGAAGGAACTCTCTGGCGAGGGCCAAGGCCTTCCTGAACGCGGCATCCCCCTCTTCGTTCTGTTCGACAACGTGGCTGACCAGGCCCATGGCCTTCGCCTCTTCTCCGTCCACCGTCCGCGCAGAAAAGATGAGCTCCTTGGCCAAGGCTACACCCACGGCGCGGGGCAGCCGCTGAGTGCCTCCCGCCCCGGGGATGATGGCCAGCTTCGTCTCTACCAGCCCCATCTTGGCGGATGATGCCGCCACGATGATATCACAGGACAGCGCCATCTCCAACCCTCCACCCAGCGCGATGCCATCCAGCGCGGCGATGGTTGGCATGGGCAAGTTGGCCATCTCGTTCATCAGTGCCCTGGCCTTGGAGACGAAGGGTGCCACTTCGCTGGGATGCATTTTGGCTCTTTCCTTCAGGTCTGCTCCGGCGCAGAATATCCCAGGGACTTCACTTCGGAGGATTACAGTCCGCGCCTTCTTGTCCACCTTCAGCGCTTCCAGAGCTTTGGCCATCATTTTCGTAAGGTTTTTACTGATGGCATTTCTAGCGTGGGCTCGGTTCAGCCCCAGCACCACCACCCCCTGCTCTTCCCCGTGCAGGTACCGCACGCGCAGCTCCTGCTCGTCGTCTCCTCTGGGCTCCGAGCTGCGGCGCCTCTGGGCTTGGGCAGCCGCGGGGAAGGGGGCGCAGGGCCGCGCGCGCAGCCAGCTCAGGGGCGCGCGGGCCGCAGCGCGCGCCGCGAGCACCGCCATCCTCGGTGCCGAGGCTGCAACCCCGGGCCAGGCCTGCAAGGATCGGCGGCCCCTTTCGCTGCCTAGCGCAGAGCTCGGACCGCGGAGGGCAGTACCCcggtccccccgtccccccctgCCTGTAATCAGACTTCACGCTGCTCTTCGCCCCCGGGGCATTACCCGCTTTTCCCCCCAACCATTACGCCACCGTTCTATTTGCCTTCTTGCTCGTCAATCGACTTCTGGTCTTCCTCCTGACGCAGGGCTTCGGATTCCCCAGAATTAGCATGAACCCGCCCACTTCTCTCTGCACTGCAGCTCTTGGAGACTTTAACCCTCTCGTGCCCCGTCTGCTCTCTTTAGATTTATCcaagctgcaggaggaggaggagaaatcaGTTATAATAAGAGGATGGCTGAAATTTTGTGTATGCAGATGAGCAATTTttaaccttcttttttttttaatatttaagagcCAGGTTTCACAAGCCCGGCCTCTGAGCGCAATTtattccatcccccccccccccccccagtcatgccACTGCTGCCAAAATCCTCCCCAGCCTCTGAGAAAACGAGATCTCCGCACACCTCGACGACACACTGGTGCCAGGATTTCTGAGCGCAGCAAGatctgtagcagcagcagcagcagcagcagctcactAATGCCAGAATTCACAGTCCAGGGGGCATCGTCAACCCACCAAGGTAGATGTTTGGAGGGCACGGAAAGCTTTTCTTAGGAGCTGCACCTTCAATTTAGTCCACACACACCCTAGTCCCATATTGATCTGCTGCTCTTGGACATTAATttaatggcggggggggggggggggcggtagatGTTGGTACTGAATGTTTAGTCTGGTCAGGCCACTATCCTGTATTGGTAAAACTTCAAGAGCTGCGGCCACTAGAACAAATAGATTCTGGAGATTAAATgatacttcccccccccctaagGGCTGAGTCTATCAGATACAGATATTACCATAAAGTAATATTTTTCGTTAAATGATAACtggggatgttagtcctcatatattGTGGAATGGGATGAAAGCGGTGATTAAGGGTCGGTTTATTCTGTGGGCCTctaagaggaaaagagagagagagaggagacgaATTCCCTGCAACAGCAGGTTGGGGATTTGAGTGTGAACACAGATGGTCTGGTTCTAGTGTGACTTTGCCAAGTTGGATAAAATCAGAGGGGAATTAAAGCTATTGCTGGTGAACTTGATTATCAACTCCGACTTAGCAAACAGCGATTTTATGAGCAAGGTAACAAGGGCGCTAGGCTTTTGGCCCATAAATTCAAGCAGAGGGTTTCTCAATCTCAGATTAGGGATCAGGAGTCtattatatataagaacataagaacatgccctactgggtcagaccaagggtccatcaagcccagcatcctgtttccaacagtggccaatccaggccataagaacctggcaagtacccaaaaactaagtctatgagCCACATCTTATTGAggacaaaaactaagtctatgagCCACATCTTATTGAGGACAGCTTGGACACTAAtacagaggaggagatggactccTATCTTGTTGGTGACCTTGCCTAATATCTTCAAGATCCAGAGAGAATTTTTTAATAAGGAGATTGTAGCTATTAAGGCCTTGAGGCCAGACAAGGCGCCCGGTTTAGATGGCTTCACAGCTCATTTTTATAAACTCTTTGGTCTTGGTGCCTCATTTACAGAAAGCTTTTACTTCACAGCTTGTGGATGGAGATCTCCACCTTTGATGAGAGTGGCGGGGATAACCATACTTTTGAAGGAAGCGAGAGACAAGAACTTTTGTGGCTCTTATTATTGCCTTCTCTATTAAATATA
It encodes:
- the AUH gene encoding methylglutaconyl-CoA hydratase, mitochondrial; the protein is MAVLAARAAARAPLSWLRARPCAPFPAAAQAQRRRSSEPRGDDEQELRVRYLHGEEQGVVVLGLNRAHARNAISKNLTKMMAKALEALKVDKKARTVILRSEVPGIFCAGADLKERAKMHPSEVAPFVSKARALMNEMANLPMPTIAALDGIALGGGLEMALSCDIIVAASSAKMGLVETKLAIIPGAGGTQRLPRAVGVALAKELIFSARTVDGEEAKAMGLVSHVVEQNEEGDAAFRKALALAREFLPQGPVAVRMAKLAINQGMEVDLATGLAIEEACYAQTIPTKDRLEGLLAFKEKRPPRYKGE